From Bacteroidales bacterium, a single genomic window includes:
- the nrfD gene encoding polysulfide reductase NrfD codes for MREEIITSGRMNPGIDPYLHIWHWEIPLYLFLGGLAAGLLFFAAYFVITGKDKQFPTAVKYGPIIALVTIVIGLIVLILDLKHPAYFWQLLTTVRFVSPMSWGAWTLVFMSIVNVVWLFSYAKDIFKGYKCRFKFVLKLTKILVKEDSSNEYGWEWQHKLIKRFEIYTQDKRKAWAWVMIVLAVILGVYTGILLSAFNARPLWNTSILGPLFLTSGLSTGAALLMILSKTHSEKHAFSRIDILLIVIELFFIVHMFMGFLAGSEVKAEAAHYFLGGEFTVVFWINVVIIGLIIPAVLEILELLKFKIPVIVPGILILWGGMMFRFIMVDAGQITRFLY; via the coding sequence ATGAGAGAAGAAATTATAACCAGCGGAAGAATGAACCCGGGAATTGATCCGTACCTTCATATATGGCACTGGGAAATCCCCTTATATTTATTTCTCGGCGGACTTGCTGCCGGATTACTTTTTTTTGCCGCTTATTTTGTCATAACAGGAAAAGATAAACAGTTTCCAACCGCAGTAAAATATGGGCCGATTATAGCTCTTGTTACAATTGTTATCGGACTTATTGTTTTAATACTAGACTTAAAACACCCTGCATATTTTTGGCAACTGTTAACAACAGTCAGGTTTGTTTCTCCGATGTCATGGGGAGCATGGACATTAGTGTTTATGTCTATTGTAAACGTTGTTTGGCTTTTTTCATATGCAAAAGATATTTTTAAAGGTTATAAATGTCGCTTTAAGTTTGTGCTTAAGTTAACAAAAATACTTGTAAAAGAAGACAGCAGCAATGAATACGGTTGGGAATGGCAACACAAATTAATAAAACGGTTTGAAATTTATACACAAGACAAACGAAAAGCATGGGCTTGGGTAATGATTGTTCTTGCTGTTATTTTAGGTGTATATACCGGAATCTTATTGTCTGCATTTAACGCACGCCCATTATGGAACACCTCTATTTTGGGACCTCTGTTTTTAACCTCAGGTTTGTCCACGGGAGCAGCATTACTTATGATTTTATCTAAAACACATTCGGAAAAACATGCTTTCAGCAGAATTGACATTTTACTTATTGTAATTGAATTGTTTTTTATAGTTCATATGTTTATGGGGTTCTTAGCAGGTTCCGAAGTAAAAGCTGAAGCTGCCCATTATTTCCTTGGCGGAGAATTTACGGTTGTTTTTTGGATAAATGTTGTTATAATAGGACTTATTATTCCTGCTGTTCTTGAAATTTTAGAACTTCTTAAATTTAAAATACCTGTTATTGTTCCCGGAATATTAATTCTGTGGGGAGGTATGATGTTTAGGTTTATTATGGTGGATGCCGGACAAATAACAAGATTCTTATATTAA
- a CDS encoding YeeE/YedE family protein yields the protein MEGKRKYMNSYLAGVLLGLLILASFYFTREGLGASGAFKRTAAKIEQTIIPSYIENPDTYFHKYVKNGTDPLKNRLVFMIIGVFVGGFISGAINGRLKVKLQHSPNITAKKRVIAAGIGGILFGIGASFGRGCTSGAGLDGMAVLATTGFIVVAAIFGTGYLAAWFFRKMWL from the coding sequence ATGGAAGGCAAAAGAAAATATATGAATTCATATCTGGCAGGAGTATTGTTAGGCTTGCTTATCTTAGCATCGTTCTATTTTACTCGAGAAGGGTTGGGTGCCAGCGGAGCTTTTAAAAGAACTGCCGCAAAAATTGAACAAACAATAATTCCTTCATACATAGAAAACCCCGATACCTATTTTCATAAATATGTTAAAAACGGAACAGATCCTTTAAAAAACAGATTAGTATTTATGATTATCGGTGTTTTTGTAGGCGGATTTATTTCGGGTGCAATTAACGGAAGACTTAAAGTTAAATTACAACATTCTCCTAATATTACAGCTAAAAAAAGAGTAATTGCCGCCGGAATAGGAGGAATACTTTTCGGAATAGGAGCATCTTTCGGAAGAGGGTGTACAAGCGGTGCGGGCTTAGACGGAATGGCAGTTCTGGCAACAACAGGCTTTATAGTCGTTGCTGCAATTTTCGGGACAGGATATTTGGCAGCATGGTTTTTCAGAAAAATGTGGCTGTAA
- a CDS encoding YeeE/YedE family protein, whose amino-acid sequence MGPLFTAADEWSYVIALVLGIAFGYILESAGFSSSRKLAGVFYGYDFVVLRVFFTAAITAAIGLFYFDYLGWLNFSEIYVNKLYVGSAIVGGMIMGLGFIIGGFCPGTSACAAAIGKVDAMIFIGGVVIGAIIFDAGYPLWGEFYESGGKGSATLYEDLGISRELLLFGFILFALFAFWATALIQKKVSNKTHKY is encoded by the coding sequence ATGGGACCTTTATTTACAGCAGCTGACGAGTGGAGTTATGTTATAGCTCTTGTGCTCGGAATTGCTTTCGGGTATATTTTAGAAAGTGCAGGTTTTTCTTCCTCAAGAAAACTGGCAGGTGTATTTTACGGATATGATTTTGTTGTATTGCGTGTATTTTTCACGGCAGCAATTACGGCAGCAATCGGGCTTTTCTATTTTGATTATCTCGGGTGGCTTAATTTCTCAGAAATATATGTGAATAAGCTTTACGTGGGTTCTGCAATTGTAGGCGGAATGATAATGGGTTTAGGATTTATAATCGGAGGTTTTTGCCCGGGTACAAGTGCTTGTGCAGCAGCAATCGGGAAAGTTGATGCAATGATTTTTATCGGAGGTGTTGTTATCGGTGCAATAATTTTTGATGCCGGATATCCCTTATGGGGCGAATTTTATGAAAGCGGAGGCAAAGGATCTGCCACTCTTTATGAAGACTTAGGTATTTCAAGAGAATTATTATTGTTCGGCTTTATATTGTTTGCATTATTCGCTTTTTGGGCAACTGCATTAATTCAGAAAAAAGTATCAAATAAAACGCATAAATATTAA
- a CDS encoding rhodanese-like domain-containing protein, with the protein MADNRQFKKRYILMALILVILAGGTLLLPEKYVSEELSPENLLKEINDNTRYIYPDDIAHLIISKDPNFLLIDVRDSASYQEFKLPGAINIPLKNLLDKDDAGDYKWEGFLNQDTRKNIFYSNGTVYSHQAWMLTKRLNYENNYVMKGGLNKWIETIIQVRRPEFDASEQELATYTFRKAASMFFGGGGTAASDDPVNIPAFTGKKKEKEVQEGC; encoded by the coding sequence ATGGCTGATAATAGACAATTTAAAAAAAGATACATTTTAATGGCTTTAATCTTAGTGATATTAGCAGGCGGAACTTTACTTCTTCCCGAAAAATATGTATCTGAGGAATTAAGTCCGGAAAACTTGCTGAAAGAGATTAATGATAATACCAGATATATATATCCAGATGATATTGCTCATCTTATTATAAGCAAAGACCCTAATTTTTTATTGATTGACGTAAGAGATTCTGCTTCATATCAAGAATTTAAACTGCCGGGAGCAATTAATATTCCGTTAAAAAACTTGCTCGACAAAGATGACGCAGGAGATTATAAATGGGAAGGTTTTTTAAATCAAGATACTCGAAAAAATATATTTTATTCAAACGGAACGGTTTATTCGCATCAAGCATGGATGTTAACAAAGCGACTTAATTATGAAAACAACTACGTTATGAAAGGCGGATTAAACAAGTGGATTGAGACGATTATACAAGTTCGCCGACCTGAATTTGATGCATCAGAACAAGAACTTGCAACATATACATTCAGAAAAGCCGCAAGTATGTTTTTCGGAGGAGGAGGAACTGCCGCTAGTGATGATCCCGTTAATATTCCGGCATTTACAGGTAAGAAAAAAGAAAAAGAGGTTCAAGAAGGTTGTTAA
- a CDS encoding rhodanese-like domain-containing protein, with translation MNSQYLNIGHKKISNKLPIIGISAIVIVVLGILLMSHPKIKYQISTEDMLEIAIEKKDIIRPAEFMNIYYTKDSSYRFIDLRSAHEFLISHIDGAINIPIHKLLDDEYENIFNQDEKINILYYSDQCGACGPWMILKQIGYPNNKVLQGGYNYVKKSIIDNYAPMSGDYSAEKAKYDYAEVIKNTPSSGAESTLETGPVIVGKKKKKREIDGGC, from the coding sequence ATGAATAGTCAATATCTAAATATAGGTCACAAAAAAATATCTAATAAGCTGCCGATTATCGGTATTTCTGCAATTGTAATAGTTGTTCTCGGAATTCTGTTAATGAGCCATCCGAAAATTAAATATCAAATCAGCACGGAAGATATGTTAGAGATTGCAATAGAAAAGAAAGATATAATAAGACCTGCCGAATTCATGAATATCTATTACACAAAAGATTCGAGTTATCGTTTTATTGATTTAAGGTCTGCACATGAATTTTTAATAAGCCACATAGACGGTGCAATTAATATTCCGATTCATAAATTATTAGATGATGAATATGAGAATATTTTTAATCAAGACGAAAAGATTAACATACTGTATTATTCAGACCAATGCGGAGCATGCGGACCCTGGATGATATTAAAACAAATAGGATATCCTAACAATAAAGTTTTGCAAGGAGGGTATAATTATGTGAAAAAAAGCATTATTGATAATTATGCTCCGATGAGCGGTGATTATAGTGCAGAAAAAGCAAAATATGATTATGCCGAAGTTATAAAAAATACTCCGAGCAGCGGTGCAGAATCTACCCTTGAAACCGGACCCGTTATCGTCGGGAAAAAGAAAAAAAAGAGAGAAATAGACGGCGGTTGCTGA
- a CDS encoding rhodanese-like domain-containing protein: MKNISFPIFILTSFFITVLLSCSSGGSSKKELAKNTVLNAENETEALFDFFEKSGSYINSPQIPALVFADDVFENIREYKLIDIRNTIEYLSGHIESAENIKPKDIINYMKFGISAVSFEKIVIISNSGFDASYVTSVLRLLGYNNVFALKYGMSSWNKEFANEYWNNNLSSKYVSTLETAKNEIPEKNNYPTITTGKTTAYEILEVRARQLLDSLNFRITADSLYSNISKYFIVNYWPNFQYEKGHIPGSFQYTPRKSLTKDSLLLTLPVNKPIVLYEYTGHHSSFAAAYLQILGYDSYVLDYGTNAIMYSQLASKKIGRIFNMKSVNNYSVVTGQKKRRRSGF; encoded by the coding sequence ATGAAAAATATATCATTCCCGATTTTTATATTAACATCTTTTTTTATAACCGTTTTATTATCTTGTAGCTCAGGAGGAAGCAGTAAAAAAGAATTAGCAAAAAATACGGTATTAAATGCTGAAAACGAAACAGAAGCACTTTTTGATTTTTTTGAGAAATCAGGCAGTTATATTAATTCACCACAAATACCGGCACTTGTTTTTGCCGATGATGTTTTCGAAAACATTAGGGAATATAAATTAATCGACATTCGAAACACAATTGAATACTTATCCGGACATATTGAAAGTGCTGAAAACATTAAGCCGAAAGATATTATTAATTATATGAAGTTTGGTATTTCTGCCGTAAGTTTTGAGAAAATTGTAATTATCAGTAATTCCGGATTTGATGCTTCGTATGTAACTTCAGTGTTGAGGCTTTTAGGTTATAATAATGTCTTTGCGTTAAAATACGGAATGAGTTCATGGAATAAAGAATTTGCAAATGAATATTGGAATAATAATCTCTCAAGTAAATATGTTTCAACTTTAGAAACAGCCAAAAATGAAATTCCTGAAAAAAATAACTATCCGACCATAACAACGGGAAAAACAACAGCCTATGAAATACTTGAAGTAAGAGCTCGTCAATTGTTAGACTCTTTAAATTTCAGAATAACGGCAGATTCTTTGTATAGCAATATTTCAAAATATTTTATTGTAAATTACTGGCCTAATTTCCAGTATGAAAAAGGGCATATTCCCGGGTCATTTCAATATACGCCGAGAAAATCGTTAACTAAAGATTCCCTTTTGCTGACTTTGCCCGTTAACAAACCCATTGTGTTATATGAATATACCGGACATCACTCTTCATTTGCCGCCGCATATTTGCAAATATTAGGATATGACTCTTATGTTTTGGATTACGGAACAAACGCAATTATGTATTCTCAATTAGCAAGCAAAAAAATAGGGCGTATTTTTAATATGAAGTCGGTAAATAACTATTCTGTTGTTACAGGGCAGAAAAAAAGGAGAAGGTCAGGATTTTAA
- the frr gene encoding ribosome recycling factor, with product MNEDVQMQFEILEESINKAIDYLQNELAKLRAGKANPHMLSGITVESYGQQSPLNQIANVGTMDAQTIVIQPWDKSMIPIIEKEIQKANLGFNPQNNGERIMINVPPLTEERRKELVRFVKAEEENCKISLRSARKEAMDGFKQLKEDGLSEDEQKRAEAKVQEQIDASVKKVASIISEKEKEIMTV from the coding sequence ATGAATGAAGACGTCCAAATGCAATTTGAAATTCTTGAAGAAAGTATAAACAAAGCAATAGATTATTTGCAGAACGAATTGGCGAAATTAAGAGCCGGAAAAGCAAATCCTCATATGCTTTCGGGGATAACAGTTGAAAGCTACGGGCAGCAATCACCATTGAATCAAATTGCTAATGTAGGAACAATGGATGCCCAAACTATTGTTATACAACCTTGGGACAAATCTATGATTCCTATAATTGAGAAAGAAATCCAAAAAGCAAATTTAGGTTTTAATCCGCAAAACAACGGAGAACGAATTATGATTAATGTTCCGCCCTTAACGGAAGAGAGAAGAAAAGAACTGGTAAGATTTGTAAAAGCAGAAGAAGAAAACTGTAAAATTAGCCTGAGAAGTGCAAGAAAAGAAGCAATGGACGGCTTTAAACAATTAAAAGAAGACGGCTTGTCGGAAGACGAGCAAAAAAGAGCAGAGGCAAAAGTTCAGGAACAAATTGATGCAAGCGTAAAAAAGGTTGCAAGTATTATCAGCGAAAAAGAAAAAGAAATTATGACGGTTTAA
- the rpoN gene encoding RNA polymerase factor sigma-54 encodes MLQRLSPQQIQLIKLLELPALQLEQRIKKEIEENPVLEEGNSEEEYLKEEASPDKEEPEKEYDDEFSIDDYINDDDIPSYKLNTNNYSKDDKVIDIPYSEGFSLQEHLLEQLSLQKLTEKEEFFARYLIGSLDESGYLRREADAIVDDLAFSQNITTTVEELEIALKIIQDLDPTGIGARSLQESLLLQIEKKIASNENNLKVLENAHKILKDYFDEFSKKHYSKIIKRLDISSNDVKDAIGIIVKLNPKPGGNFSSSLNKTAQQITPDFILKIIDGEPIISLNSKNIPPLRVSRTYAEMLKGMKEQKEKPTKSEKQAVGFVKQKLDSAKWFIEAIKQRQNTLLSTINAIIGFQAEYFIGGDETKLRPMILKDIADLTNLDISTISRVANSKYIQTHFGILPLKFFFSEGMETQDGETVSTREIKRILQECIDSEDKKKPLTDEKLAQILQEKGYKIARRTVAKYREQLDILVARLRKEL; translated from the coding sequence ATGTTGCAACGATTATCTCCGCAACAAATTCAACTGATTAAGTTGTTGGAGCTTCCTGCTTTGCAATTGGAACAGAGAATAAAAAAGGAGATTGAAGAAAACCCGGTTTTAGAAGAAGGTAATTCAGAGGAAGAATATTTAAAAGAAGAAGCAAGCCCTGACAAGGAGGAGCCGGAAAAAGAATATGATGATGAGTTTTCTATTGATGATTATATAAACGATGATGATATTCCGTCATACAAGCTAAATACAAATAACTATTCAAAAGACGATAAAGTAATTGATATCCCTTATTCGGAAGGATTTTCTTTGCAAGAACATTTGCTTGAGCAATTAAGTTTACAAAAGCTGACTGAAAAGGAGGAGTTCTTTGCTCGATATTTAATCGGAAGTTTAGATGAGTCAGGATATTTACGAAGAGAAGCCGATGCAATTGTTGATGATTTAGCATTTTCACAGAATATAACAACAACTGTTGAAGAATTAGAAATTGCATTAAAAATAATACAAGACTTAGATCCTACGGGCATAGGAGCTCGAAGTTTACAGGAAAGTTTATTGCTTCAAATTGAAAAAAAAATAGCGTCAAATGAAAATAATTTAAAAGTTTTAGAAAATGCTCATAAAATATTAAAAGATTATTTTGATGAATTTTCAAAAAAGCATTACTCAAAAATTATTAAACGCTTAGATATTTCCAGCAACGACGTAAAAGATGCAATTGGAATAATTGTTAAACTGAACCCGAAACCCGGCGGAAACTTTTCTTCATCTTTAAATAAAACAGCACAGCAAATTACACCTGATTTTATTTTGAAAATTATTGACGGAGAACCTATTATTTCTTTAAATTCAAAAAATATTCCGCCTTTACGTGTAAGCCGAACTTATGCAGAAATGCTTAAGGGCATGAAGGAACAAAAAGAAAAACCTACAAAATCAGAAAAACAAGCAGTGGGTTTTGTTAAACAAAAATTAGATTCGGCAAAATGGTTTATTGAAGCAATAAAACAAAGACAAAATACACTTCTTTCAACAATAAATGCAATAATCGGGTTTCAGGCAGAATATTTTATCGGAGGTGACGAAACAAAGTTAAGACCGATGATTTTAAAAGATATTGCAGACTTAACAAATTTAGACATATCAACTATTTCAAGGGTTGCAAACAGCAAATATATTCAAACCCACTTCGGTATTTTGCCTCTTAAGTTTTTCTTTTCGGAAGGAATGGAAACACAAGACGGCGAAACAGTTTCGACAAGAGAAATAAAAAGAATTTTGCAAGAATGTATTGACAGCGAAGATAAAAAGAAACCTTTAACAGACGAAAAGTTGGCTCAAATATTACAAGAAAAAGGTTATAAAATTGCAAGGCGAACTGTTGCAAAATATCGTGAACAGTTAGATATTTTAGTTGCTCGTTTAAGAAAAGAATTATAG
- a CDS encoding DUF3857 domain-containing protein — MKKAQIYILLIFLSLTAIAQKDPIKWKKLTKEEIELKEYKGASAVVLYDYGQMYFDINPNGENLFLFRKRHVRIKILNEAGLKYAKIKFSYNDMSCEQYFGEQSYYVKAVTHNIDETGQIIVSKVKNRDIKITDSVRCIKNAEFEFPNAKIGSILEYIITIPTLKLIKPDSWHFQSKIPVIYSEFRAKIPQKFKYVFSVKNIEELPVKDSSFYDKLISYKYKINRNTYSAFMDLSGKEYRFVNKYMPVLQNKKDEEKINIHLKRITAEPSDYSWEKLTKALMITTWSDYDRRTPVQRKNLSYPAPYVIYYLPSWSELNENLLYGKNFGLALIKYWNCKSIIDSVIENKQTEREKAEAIYNFVRKKMKWNNKYSIYADVSDSFIKKMYGKIGASVKLNNVGLYFDEGTGTSAEINFVLMHLLKKAGLKVYPVLANTFDNEILDKNISQINQFKSVIALLEIGNNKYLLDAAEKDSKFSEISKKYDPEQMFIIRRTNFGWLSE, encoded by the coding sequence ATGAAAAAGGCTCAAATTTATATTTTACTTATTTTTCTTTCATTAACGGCTATAGCTCAAAAAGACCCGATAAAATGGAAGAAACTCACAAAAGAGGAAATTGAGCTTAAAGAATATAAAGGTGCATCAGCAGTTGTTTTATACGATTACGGTCAAATGTATTTTGACATTAACCCTAACGGCGAAAATCTGTTTCTTTTTAGAAAAAGGCATGTAAGAATTAAAATATTAAATGAAGCCGGTTTGAAATATGCAAAAATAAAGTTTTCCTATAACGATATGAGTTGTGAGCAATACTTCGGAGAACAATCGTATTACGTAAAAGCCGTAACACATAACATTGATGAAACAGGGCAAATAATTGTGTCAAAAGTAAAAAACAGGGATATAAAAATAACAGACTCTGTAAGATGTATTAAAAATGCCGAATTTGAATTTCCGAATGCTAAAATCGGCTCAATTCTTGAATATATTATTACAATTCCTACACTAAAATTAATTAAACCGGATTCTTGGCATTTTCAATCAAAAATTCCGGTAATATACAGTGAATTCAGAGCAAAAATTCCGCAAAAATTCAAATATGTTTTCTCTGTCAAAAACATTGAAGAACTTCCGGTAAAAGATTCTTCTTTTTATGATAAACTGATAAGCTATAAATACAAAATAAACAGAAATACATATTCTGCTTTTATGGACCTTTCAGGAAAAGAATACCGATTTGTAAATAAATATATGCCCGTACTTCAAAATAAAAAGGATGAGGAAAAAATAAATATTCACTTAAAAAGAATAACAGCCGAACCTTCAGATTATTCATGGGAAAAGTTGACAAAAGCTTTAATGATTACAACATGGTCTGACTATGACAGAAGAACCCCCGTACAAAGAAAAAACCTAAGCTACCCTGCTCCCTATGTAATATACTACCTTCCCTCTTGGTCAGAACTAAACGAAAATCTTTTATACGGAAAAAATTTCGGGTTAGCACTAATAAAATATTGGAATTGTAAATCTATAATTGATTCTGTGATTGAAAACAAGCAAACAGAACGGGAAAAAGCTGAGGCAATATATAATTTTGTCAGAAAAAAGATGAAATGGAATAATAAATATTCTATTTATGCTGATGTGTCCGACAGTTTTATTAAAAAGATGTACGGAAAAATTGGTGCTTCCGTAAAATTGAATAATGTCGGTTTATACTTTGACGAAGGAACCGGAACTTCCGCCGAAATAAATTTTGTGTTAATGCATTTATTAAAAAAAGCAGGTTTAAAAGTTTATCCTGTACTTGCAAACACGTTTGATAATGAAATATTAGATAAAAATATCTCACAAATTAACCAATTCAAGTCCGTAATTGCATTATTAGAAATAGGCAACAATAAATATCTTTTGGATGCTGCTGAAAAAGACAGCAAGTTTTCAGAAATATCAAAAAAATATGACCCCGAACAAATGTTTATAATACGCAGAACAAACTTCGGATGGTTATCGGAATAA
- a CDS encoding carboxypeptidase-like regulatory domain-containing protein, which translates to MKKLFAALTIILIAYNTASSQTEVLEKRISLHCTEMKISEIIQQISKNENIRFSYGQLQDMNIKKSIYFKEGKLKFILSKMFDNTTIRYLAFSDQIILVESEKAPHKKIIKGKIVDIETNEAIPYATIMYGETGQGVISDYNGNFELEFDRNNIDTLRFASLGFKSRKLATKKILNKNVIKISLQKDLIPIPKVSVNGSDYYNLIAGNTGLASLGALYMDTHGQEVALFIKNKKKKEGKFYKIYFKLSSKGNIDAPFRIRIYQPDSHGKPGEDLLKDILVVKPATKKSWFEVNLSSYNVTFPESGLFISMGGIFPNDFNFYFGDQGFDNLSEDGSLENPNDLSYGQRLCYNKKGKNNTWHKSLSHQWFQLNKQRFNVMIKAKIIYKKSNK; encoded by the coding sequence GTGAAAAAACTTTTTGCTGCATTAACAATAATCTTAATTGCGTATAACACAGCAAGTTCCCAAACAGAAGTTTTGGAAAAAAGGATTAGTCTGCATTGCACCGAAATGAAAATATCAGAAATAATACAACAAATAAGCAAAAATGAAAACATCAGATTTTCATACGGGCAACTTCAAGATATGAACATAAAAAAGTCAATATATTTTAAAGAAGGAAAATTGAAATTTATACTTTCAAAAATGTTTGATAATACAACCATTAGGTATTTAGCTTTTTCAGACCAAATTATTCTTGTTGAAAGCGAAAAAGCACCCCATAAAAAAATTATAAAAGGCAAAATTGTCGATATCGAAACAAATGAGGCAATTCCTTATGCAACAATAATGTACGGAGAAACCGGACAAGGCGTAATTTCAGATTATAACGGAAATTTTGAACTTGAATTTGACAGAAACAATATAGATACATTAAGATTTGCTTCCCTCGGTTTTAAATCAAGAAAACTTGCAACAAAAAAAATCTTGAATAAAAATGTTATAAAAATAAGCTTGCAAAAAGACCTTATTCCCATACCAAAAGTTTCAGTAAACGGTTCAGATTATTATAATTTGATTGCAGGCAACACCGGACTTGCTTCCCTCGGAGCATTATACATGGATACTCACGGGCAAGAAGTTGCATTATTCATAAAAAACAAAAAAAAGAAAGAAGGGAAATTTTATAAAATATATTTTAAACTATCTTCAAAAGGAAATATTGACGCTCCTTTCAGAATAAGAATTTATCAACCTGACTCTCACGGAAAACCCGGAGAAGATCTTCTGAAAGATATTTTAGTTGTAAAGCCGGCAACAAAAAAATCATGGTTTGAAGTTAATTTATCTTCATATAATGTAACTTTTCCCGAAAGCGGTTTATTTATTTCAATGGGAGGCATTTTCCCTAATGACTTTAATTTTTATTTCGGCGACCAAGGTTTTGATAACTTATCAGAAGACGGCTCTCTCGAAAATCCGAATGATTTATCATACGGACAAAGACTTTGCTATAACAAAAAAGGCAAAAATAATACTTGGCACAAATCATTGTCGCATCAATGGTTTCAACTTAATAAGCAACGATTTAACGTAATGATTAAAGCAAAAATAATATATAAAAAATCAAACAAATGA
- a CDS encoding FecR family protein, which yields MKTKNNIPYTLFAKFFSGEISEKEQKTLDNFISKNTENKEIFNEYKIIWSKQTNENKFEAKTESALLSVKNKINNDNKTIPLNNKKTWLRIAASIIIILGISLLFKNDIFNKNTQFVTVKSGDKIKEYKLSDGSIVWLNKNSKIEFPEVFDKKKRIVKMTGEAYFIVSRNPKKPFIVKTEHTTTEVLGTEFNLKAFENEQDIEIVLNKGKVKFTDTKSNASDIMKINEKITLNKKERILKKETVKNANFLSWRTKELDLNNMSLEEIANILSDYYNLDVKADDSVKDSIFHTTLPFNHAKLQDVLNSLELSLGIEIDSIEGEVILRK from the coding sequence ATGAAAACAAAAAACAATATACCTTACACGTTATTCGCAAAATTCTTTTCGGGAGAAATTTCCGAAAAAGAGCAAAAAACATTAGATAATTTTATTTCAAAGAACACTGAGAACAAAGAAATATTCAATGAATATAAAATAATTTGGAGCAAGCAAACAAACGAAAATAAGTTTGAAGCAAAAACTGAATCCGCTTTGCTTTCCGTTAAAAATAAAATTAATAATGATAATAAAACAATTCCCTTAAACAACAAAAAAACTTGGTTAAGAATTGCCGCATCAATAATTATTATTCTCGGTATTTCATTGCTGTTTAAAAATGATATTTTCAATAAAAACACTCAATTTGTAACCGTAAAATCCGGAGATAAAATTAAAGAATACAAACTTTCAGACGGAAGTATCGTTTGGCTTAACAAAAACAGCAAAATAGAATTTCCCGAAGTATTTGATAAGAAAAAACGCATTGTAAAAATGACCGGTGAAGCATATTTTATTGTCAGCCGTAATCCGAAAAAACCTTTTATTGTTAAAACAGAACACACAACAACCGAAGTTCTCGGAACGGAATTCAACCTGAAAGCATTTGAAAATGAGCAAGATATAGAAATAGTATTAAACAAAGGAAAAGTAAAATTTACGGACACTAAAAGTAATGCGTCTGACATTATGAAAATTAATGAAAAGATTACTTTAAATAAAAAAGAACGGATATTGAAAAAAGAAACAGTGAAAAATGCAAATTTCTTATCATGGAGAACAAAGGAACTTGATTTAAATAATATGAGTTTGGAAGAAATTGCAAACATTCTTTCTGATTATTATAATTTAGATGTAAAAGCAGATGATTCCGTTAAAGATTCAATATTTCACACAACTTTACCGTTTAATCATGCAAAACTGCAAGATGTTTTAAACTCATTAGAACTTTCATTAGGGATTGAAATTGATAGTATTGAGGGGGAAGTTATTTTAAGAAAATAA